AATTCACTTTGAAGTTGGTCACTTCCTTTCTAGTTGCTTGGTAAACTGCTACGTGGGTAAGGGGCGTAAAGGGTTGTTCACGAATAAAAATCTGCAATGCTTCTTTATAAAAAATCTCGCGTTCAGTGGGGTTTATTGTCTCGCGCGCCTTTTGGATATATCCATCAAACGATGGGTTGCACCATTGCGCATAATTGTTGTTATTTCTTTCCCCACAGGTCAATAATACCCCCAACCAATCGTCTAGATCAGGAGAGCCGGTCCAGCTCGTTAGCGCGACATCATGTTCACCGGCGCGCGCGCGCCTAAGGTATTCGCCCCATTCATACAACCTAATGCTCGCTTCTACACCCATCTTACGCCAATCGGCCTGAATCATTTCAGCCGCGACTTCTGTTGATTTATGCAACGGGTTTACCCACAACGAAAGCTTTAAGCCATTTGGATAGCCTGCCTGCGCCAATAATTTTTTGGCTTCTTGCAAATTATATGACCGATTCGCATGGGGTCCATCTTGCCTCCAAAATACCGACGGGATGGGTATTTCCGCTACTTTCCCAGTCCCACGGAAGGCGATCTGGTTAATCGACTCTTTATTAATTGCCATATCCAGTGCCTGGCGCACGCGAATATCGTCAAACGGCTTATGCGACATATTGTAAGCCAAATAATGAAGAATCAGAGCGGGTCGGCTGAATAACTTGAGATTCGGCTCGCTCTTGATTGCATCCAGGTCATCTAGATTCGGATGATTAATCACATGGCATTCTTTCTTCTTAAGTTTTTGCAACCTTAATGCAGGATCAGGCGTAATTAAAAAAACCAACTTTGATACTTGTACGTCTTCTGGCTTCCAATAGTTGGGATTGCCATCAAAACGGATTGATACGTCTTTGGTATAGTCATTAAAAATAAAAGGGCCCGTGCCAACTGGCCGCTGGTTAATATCAGCCGCCTTGCCCATTTTTAACAATTTTTCCCCATATTCAGCGGACAAGATTGAAGCAAAGCCCAATCCCAAATTCATCAAAAACGGGGCATTAACCGATTTTAAAGTGAAGCGCACCGTGTAGTCATCAAGTTTTTTAATTTCTACAATTTCTTTGTCCAGGCCCAGATTAGTAAAATAGGGAAACGGAACGGGATAAGCCTTGCGAAATGGATGTTGTGGATCATGCATCCGCCCAAAAGTAAAGAGTACATCGTCTGCATTAAAATCCCGCGTAGGCTTGAAGAACGATGTTGTATGAAACTTTACGGCACGCCTTAAATAAAAGGTATAACGCAACCCATCCGGCGAAATCTCCCAATGTGTAGCAAGGCCAGGTCCAATTTTCATGACATCGCGGTCAAATTCGACCAGCCGATTATGGACTGTGAAAGCACCCGCTGTATATTCAACAGACGCGCCCGCTTGGGAAGGATCAAAGCTTCTTGGACTGGCTTCAGAACAATAAAGAAGGGTTTTATTTGGGAGTGCCGCATATGCCGGACGGGGCAAAATAAAGACAAACAGCAGGGTCAGCAACAGCGCCATCAATGCAAATATCGATACCGTGCTATGTAGAGTGCGCATCCAGTTATTCTTTTCCATGAGTTCCCCTTGCGTGCTGCAAAAAACTAAATTAATCTAAACGAACTCTCGTTCTAGCCTCTTGCCAGACAGAAAAAACTACAAAAACTGACCATGCTTCTATATCTACAGATACTCGCGCACTTCCCCATAGGACCGGTATCGAACAATTGATTTTTATCAAAACCTTTTTATTACTTTATACAAAAAAAAGTAAACATCAAGTAACAAACCTATATTTCATCTTGAGCGCCGTCAGGCAGAATTCAAATGGTCAAAGAATCAAGCTAACTCACGCGCACACTTGAGAAACGCTCCCCCCTCACCCAACAAATATTTGCTTTCACCTCAATCCTTTTCTAGTCGGCCTGATATTATTACAGCTATTTTTTATATAGGGATCCCGTCAGATCCCTTAATTGAAAAGCGATAATTTAGTTTCAGCTTGCTTTAAAAGCTGATTTATCGCGGCAGAAAGCGGCCGCCCCTGCCTCACAAATAAATGAATCTCTGGAGCAGTTAGAATCGGGTGATCAATTTCCAATGCAATCACTTCGCCGCTAAGAATCTTTGGATTAGTCATCGCAGGAGCCAGAAATGCTAGACCGCCACCTCTGATAAATTCTTGCAACACAAGCACTGAGTTCGTCGTCAATATCGGCGCTAATCGAATTTTTTCTGTCGCCTCTAAAAGTTGAATTGTCTGTGCTACGCCAGAAGTAGCGGACATCAGACCTAAAGGATAGTCCATCACATCCGCAATAACGATTTTACGTTGTTGATTAATCAGCGGATGGCCTTTTCTGACAAGCAAACGGATAGGACGCTTGGCTCTCAAATAACAATGAATATCAGGATTTTCCGGTGGATTATAGGCCAGCCCTATGTGCATCTCATCTTGAATAACTTGCGCCATAATCTCAGTGGTTAACAAAACTTCAACATGAATATTGAGGCGCGGGTACTGCTGGCTAAAATCATTGAGCACATCGTCCATTAATGGCGGAACATACGCTTCATTAACTCCAATCCGAATACTCCCGCGCTGCATGCCACGCATTTCTTGCAAGCAAGATTCCATATACTCTTGACTCGCATTACACTGCCGATAATATTGCAATACAACGTCGGCGGCTTCGGTAGGGACGACGCCGCGCGCACGCCTCTCAAAAAGAGTCACCGCCAACTCTTCTTCAAGCAAACGAAGCTGTCGGGTAATCACTGAAGCAGCAACATTTAAGTGCTCTGCCGCACCACGAATCGTTCCACGCGCAAGCACTTCATGGAAATAACGAATACGTCGCTGATTAATCTCTTTAAGCATTTTCTTGCGCGGAGAGCCCGGGCTTTTACACCAAGGAGGGATAGCGCATCACAGATAACGTGACCTGTTCCCCGCATTGCCTTTCTCAAAACTATCCTGCATTAAACATGTGCGCCCACTGTCAATTTGACCCATATACTAAAAACTTATAGCACTAAGCAGTTCATGCTCAATTCTTTTAATTATTCAAAAGGCAAACGCTTTACCACTATACTGCTTCTGCTCTAAATCTGATTGATATTAACACTGAGGTAAGCTGCGCAGGGGAGACTTCTTATTTTTATGTTGTTTTATTCACAAACCGGTTATGCGCTTAATAGAGGAAGAAACCATCGTGCTCGTAAAGCACTAGGGAAATTTAATTATTCAAAAATTCGAATGATACTATTTATTTTTTTAATAATTAAAAACTATACATAAAGTCAATGCCAAAGGAAAATACACCGTGAAACTCTGTTGCCTTTTCCCTTGGCCGGTCACCCCCAAATCTGGGCGTTTAAATAAGAGCTTATACGCTCGCCTCAAGCTTCTTCATACCCCCTAGATAAGGTTGCAACACGTTTGGCACGCTGATTGTGCCATCCGCATTTTGGAAATTTTCAAGCAGCGCAACTAAAGTACGCCCCACTGCTAAGCCCGAGCCATTTAGCGTATGGATAAGTTCAGGTTTACCCTGCCCCCGCCGAAAACGCGCTTGCATCCGGCGTGCTTGAAACGCTTCCATATTTGAACAGGACGAAATCTCGCGGTAAGTGTTTTGTGATGGCAGCCAGACTTCGAGATCGTAGGTTTTTGCACTGCCAAAACCCATATCGCCGGTACACAGTAAAACTTTCCGATAGGGCAATTCAAGTTTGTGCAAAACCGCTTCAGCGTGGCTCACAAGCTCTTCGAGCGCTTGATCAGATTGCTCAGGCGGCACAATTTGCACCAGCTCCACTTTTTCAAATTGATGTTGGCGAATCATGCCGCGCGTATCACGGCCATAACTACCTGCTTCCGATCTAAAACATGGCGTATGGGCAACCCATTTGAGCGGTAATTGATCCGCTGTAACAATGGTTTCTCGCATCAAGTTAGTGAGCGGAACTTCAGCGGTTGGAATGAGGTAAAAATCTTCAGACGCATTACTTTCGCCACTGGCTTTATGCGGCACTTTAAATAAATCTTCTTCAAATTTAGGTAACTGACCGGTGCCGCGCATAGAAGTGGCGTTGACAAGGTAAGGAACCTGAATTTCTGTATAACCATGCTGATTGATATGCAAATCCAACATAAATTGGGCCAAAGCACGCTGTAACCGTGCGAGCGGGCCGCGTAGCACCGCGAAACGCGTGCCACTGAGCTTGACTGCGCTATCAAAATCTAGCCCCAACGGCAGCCCAAGATCTACATGGTCTTTAATTTCAAACTCAAATCGACACGGCGCACCCCAGCGACTTATTTCAGTATTTTGCGTTTCGTCGCGGCCCAGAGGCACACTCTCATGCGGCAAATTAGGGGTATCCAGCATAAATTCCGTTAACCGTGCTTGCAGCTCGTGAAGCCGTAACGCCGAATCTTTGAGAATATGGTTAATCTCGTCCGCTTCAACGATAAGCGCAGAACACTCTTGCGCGCGGCTTTTTGCAATGCCAATTTGCTTGGCAAGGCTATTACGGCGCGCTTGCAGCTCTTCAGTGCGCACTTGCAGCTCGCGGCGCTCAGCCTCCAGTTTCATAAAGGTTGCACAATCTAACGTGTAACCGCGGCTTTTAAGACGGTGCGCGATAACATCAAGGTCTTTACGCAATAGCTGGATATCAAGCATGGACAATAAGATAGGATGAACAGGATAAACTATGATTCTAACGTAGGTTTTAAGGTGGCGCTGCGCTTATGTTTTATTGAAAAGCATTGGCGAACCAGAACGAACACAGTAAAAAGGGGGCGTTATACCCCTTTTCATTTCTTTCCTGCCTCTTCGTCCCACTTCCTCAACAGAGCCAGCTTCTCGCCAATCTTAATTTCCAAGCCTCTTGGGGTTGGTTGATACCAGCCCGGCTCTGTCATGCCGTCAGGCAAATAGGCCTCACCGGCAGCATAGGCATTGGGTTCATCATGAGCATATCGGTATTCATGCCCATAGCCCAGTTCCTTCATTAATTTGGTAGGAGCATTGCGCAGGTGAACCGGCACTTCGCGGCTCTTGTCCTGCTTCACGAAGGCTCTAGCCTGGTTGTAGGCGTTGTAGCCAGCATTGCTTTTGGCGGCAACAGCCAAGTAGATCACTGCTTGGCCTAGTGCCAGCTCGCCTTCGGGGCTTCCCAACCGTTCATAGGTGAGAGCCGCATCGTTGGCAATCTGCATCGCCTTTGGGTCAGCAAGCCCGATGTCTTCCCAGGCCATGCGTACGATCCGTCTTGCCAGATACCGCGGATCAGCCCCACCGTCCAGCATTCTCGTTAACCAATAGAGAGCAGCATCAGGATGCGAACCACGCACCGACTTGTGCAAGGCCGAGATCTGGTCATAGAAATTGTCCCCACCCTTGTCGAAACGCCGACTGTTTAAGGTCAAGGCGTTCTGAATGAAATCGGCGTCAATTTTCTTAACATCAGCAACGCCCGCAGCCGTTTGACACTGTTCCAGCAGGTTCAAGAGTCTTCTAGCATCACCGTCTGCATAACCAATGATGGTGCCCCTTGCCAATTCATCAAACTCAAGATGATCCAGTACTTTTTCTTGCGCTCTCTTCAAGAGTTGTTTTAACTCTTCTTCTGTCAACGACTTCAGCACGTAGACCTGTGCACGTGACAGCAAGGCCGAGTTCACTTCAAAAGAAGGGTTCTCAGTCGTGGCGCCAATAAACGTCACCAAGCCACTTTCCGCATAAGGAAGAAGAGCGTCTTGTTGGGACTTATTGAACCTGTGAATCTCGTCTACGAACAAGATGGTGTGCTTGCCCATCGCCAAGTTCTGTTCTGCCTGCTCCATAGAGGCCCTGATATCTTTCACGCCCGAAAACACTGCGGATAGGGCTATGAACTCGCACTTGAAGGCCGTGGCCGTGAGCCTTGCTAAGGTGGTCTTACCAACACCCGGCGGCCCCCAGAGGATCATAGAGTGCGGCTTGCCCGACTGGAAAGCCAGTCTTAGGGGCTTGCCTTCACCTAGTAGATGAGACTGCCCAATCACCTCGTCCAAGGCCTTAGGGCGAAGGGCTTCAGCGAGTGGTGCAGCAGGCTTCTGTGCGAACAGATCAGACACGGCTTGCCCTTACAGAACATAAGGCACGAAGATGAGGCGCGATACAGTTTATCCCTGAACCACGTCTACGTCTTGCGGCACCGTGAATTTAAAGCGATCAGGAGGTATGCTCGGGTTTTTCTTCATATCTGTGAAAACCAATAAAGTGACGTTTCCAAACAGATCAAATAATTTCATGGCCTCTAAATTTCCTTTTCGAAAGCCTATGAGAATGCGTTGAAATTGCGTGTCAGCAGCTCTGGGTTTTAGCTCAAGCCAATTTAATCCTGCTTCTTTACCAATATCGCGCAACTTAAAATTTTTATTAAGATCATTGCTGCCAAACAAAATCGCTGCCGGGCTGACCCCTAGCACACCGTCAAGCTTACGCTTGATAACTTGCTTGAGCTCTTTATCGTACACATAAAAATATGTACCGTCAGACTGCAAAATTTGGCGAGAAGGCTCTTCATAAGTCCAAATAAATTTACCGGGCCGCTCAAATAAGAAGAAGCCGCTTGATTTGCAGCATGCTTCTCGCGGCCAGGTACCCGGATCATTCACATCTTTCATGCGCTTTGGATCAGTTTTAATCTGCTGCTGCACAAAATGGCCTTTCGCCGTTTGTACTTGGACAATAAAATTATTGAGCTGCTCAGTAGCGGCAGGAGACTCACTAGCATAGACAGGCGACAAAACATTGATCGCTATGAATACCGCCGTTAGTCTTTTAAGTCCAAGTTTAATCTTTAATAAAGTTGCTGTTTTAAGCTTCATTGCTTGCCCCGTCTAATTTGAATCACGATTTGGCACCAAAATTTCACGGTTGCCATTTGCCGACATGGTCGATATTAACCCTGCCTGCTCCATTTGTTCAAGTAAACGAGCGGCGCGATTATAGCCAATGCGCAAATGACGCTGCACCAGCGAAATGGATGCGCGCCGATGTTTGATGACAATTTCAACGGCTTGATCATAGAGTGGATCTGCTTCAGCGCTTTGCCCCCCCCCATTGAGACTGCCCGTTTCTTCATCCATCTCGTTATTCACGCCGCCCTCCAGAATACCCTCAATATAATTGGGCTCTCCCTGCCCTTTGAGTTTTTCGACCACGCGGTGTACTTCGTCATCCGCCACAAAAGCACCATGTACCCGCACTGGCAAACCCGTGCCAGGCGGCAGATACAGCATATCGCCCATGCCCAATAGCGATTCAGCGCCTTGTTGATCCAAGATCGTGCGTGAGTCGATTTTTGATGAAACTTGAAAAGCCATACGCGTCGGCACATTGGCTTTAATTAAGCCCGTGATAACATCGACGGACGGCCGTTGCGTCGCAAGAATCAAGTGAATGCCCGCAGCTCTGGCTTTTTGGGCGATGCGCGCAATCAATTCTTCGACTTTTTTGCCAACTACCATCATGAGATCTGCCAACTCATCAATCACCACCACAATATGCGGCAGCCGCTCAAGCGGCTCAGGCGCATCTGGCGTCAGGCTAAATGGGTTCGGGAGGGTCTCTTCGCGCTTGTGCGCCTCATCCAGCTTATGGTTATAACCACCGAGGTTACGCACACCAAGCTTACTCATTAATTTATAACGGCGCTCCATCTCAGCGACCGTCCAATTTAATGCATGCCCGGCTTGCCGCATATCGGTCACCACCGGACATAACAGATGCGGCACGCCATCATAAACACTCATCTCAAGCATCTTCGGATCGATCAAAATCATCCTAACCTGCTCAGCCGTTGCTTTATATAGCAACGATAAAATCATCGCGTTAATTCCGACGGATTTACCCGACCCAGTCGTGCCGGCTACCAGCAGATGCGGCATTTTGGCTAAATCAGCAACGATAGGCTTGCCGCTAATATCTTTACCCAGTGCAATCGTCAGCGCTGAAGTAGCGGCAGCATACGCTTCAGAACCTAAAATTTCAGATAAACGGACGGTTTGGCGACGTAAATTGGGCAATTCAAGGCCCATATAATTTTTGCCCGGAATGGTCTCCACGACGCGAATTGACACCAACGAAAGCGAACGCGCTAAATCCTTTGCTAGGTTAACAACCTGACTCCCCTTAACACCCACCGCCGGCTCGACTTCATAGCGTGTGATCACAGGTCCCGGATAAGCCGCAATCACGACGACGTCAACGCCAAAGTCTTTTAATTTTTTTTCGATCAAACGTGAAGTAAATTCAAGGGTGTCCGCCGAGATCGTTTCTTGCACAGCTGACGGCGCATCAAGTAACGCAAGCGGCGGCAAAATGCTATCAGGCAAATCATGAAAAAGCGCTTGCTGCTTTTCTTTTTCAATCCGCTCGGATTTCACCACCGGGTTGACTGCCTGCACAATCCGCACCGGCTCATGTTCTTCAACTCGCACGCGATCTTGCTCAAGCCTGCCTTCACGGCGGACTGCAGCAACCTCGCCTACTTTTCGATCACGGCGCGCTTCATAGCGCATTTTAATGAACCTCAGCGCAGCGATAATCCCATCCCCAATACGCTCAACTGCATTTAACCAAGAAAAGCGAAAAAATAGCGAGCCCCCAATCGCCAACAGCAGCAAAAGCGCCAGCGTACCGCCCGTGAAGCCCAGAGCATGCAAGACTTGCGCCGCTACCGCATCCCCCAGCACACCGCCAGGCACACGCGGCAAGTTAGCGGATAAGGACCAGAGCCGCATTGACTCAAGCCCAACGCTAGCAATTAAGATTAACGCGAAAGAAAATAATTCAAGCAGCCAGCCCCCCTCCGGCAAGGGCGCATGCAATTGCTGCGTTGTTGCCGAGGGCTTTTGGCTGAGCTCAGGCTGCCCCGGAGCGCGTGCTATGCGCCAGTAACCCAAGACCACCCGACGCCCAAACAATACCACCCACCAATAAGCTGAAAAGCCGAAGAACAAGAGCAAAATATCCGCCATCCATGCCCCTACGCGCCCTCCCCAATTAGCAATATGGTTAGCCTGCACAGCATGGGTCCAGCTTGGATCCAATGGACTATAGCTAATCAGCGCCATCAACAGCAAAAATACACACGCAAGCTGCAGCAGCCAGCGAATTTCAATAACCAGGTGAGAGATCCGGCGCGGCAACGCCTGTGCACTATAAGAAAAAGAAGATTTCGCCATGAGCCAATATTTACTATTTCCAGCTTAAGAAGTCAACGCCAAGAGATTAAGGCCGTTTAGACTGAAAACGGGCGCGCGCAGAGGCTGAAATTAATCCGCAACGCAACACTATGCGGTTATAAATACGCACAATCGCATAAGCTGACACGCTTAAACAAACATATAATATGCTATTTGGCGCTCAAACTCTAAATTTTCCGTCCTCGATATGCGATCCACAAAACATGCAAAAGTTCTTATTCTAGGTTCTGGCCCAGCCGGCTATACGGCAGCCATCTATGCAGCGCGCGCAAACTTGTCGCCGATGCTCATTACCGGCCTTGCCCAAGGCGGCCAGTTAATGACCACCACGGAAGTCGAGAACTGGCCTGCCGATGCCGAAGGTTTACAAGGCCCAGCATTAATGGAGCGTTTTCTTGAGCACGCGCAACGCTTTAATACAGAGATAGTATTTGACTATATCCACACAGCAAAGCTTGATGAACGGCCACTGCGCCTGCTGGGCGAGGCAAGCGAGTACACCTGTGATGCATTGATTATCGCCACCGGCGCTTCTGCGCAATATCTTGGCTTGCCGTCTGAAGAAGCCTTTATGGGCAAAGGCGTCTCTGCGTGCGCGACCTGTGATGGATTTTTCTATAAACAACAAGAAGTGGCGGTCATTGGAGGCGGCAACACGGCTGTCGAAGAGGCGTTATACCTGACGCAAATCGCTAAAAAAGTGACCGTTATTCATCGCCGCAACACTTTTCGGGCTGAACCTATTTTGGTGGACCGATTACTCGCAAAAGAAAAGGCTGGCGTAGTCGAAATCAAATGGGATCATGTGCTAGATGAAGTGCAAGGCGATGCTACAGGTGTCACAGGCATTCGGGTTAAGCACACGCAAACCCATCAAATAACCGACCTCCCCTTACACGGCGTATTTATCGCCATTGGCCATAAACCGAATACCGATCTCTTCACCGGGCAACTTGAGATGAAAAATGGTTATATCAGCACCCGTGCTGGGCTCGTCGGCAATGCAACCGCAACCAGTATAGAGGGCGTCTTCGCTGCCGGTGATGTACAAGATTCGATTTACCGACAAGCCATTACCAGTGCCGGCACAGGTTGTATGGCTGCGCTCGATGCCCAACGCTACCTCGAAAGCTTAGCGCTGAGCTGATCAATCAGTGCGTCAAGCACTTCCTCTCTAATCTCGACCGTGCAGGCCACCTAAAATGGCCTGCCAAGTCAAGCGAAATACTATTTCTTCATCCACACAAAATAAGCCCCACTCCTGCCCCTAAACAGCGCATTACTGGCTTAAGGCTGCGATCGATAAACATAGCTACAGCGATGAGTGAGCAATAAATATAAAAAATCCATTAATACCCGCTGCCCGCCCACCCAATTTATAACTTTTGGCGTATATCAAAACCAAAGCCGAGCGTATACAGTAGATTAAATCATCCATTCACTGAGTTCTTAAAAGATTCTCATGGCGAATTTAATCAGTACGCCCCGCTCCCATGCCGATGAAGCCTGGAAGAGCGCATTAGATGTCTACTTTCGAGAGTTCATGCAATTTTTCTATCAGGAAATTGCGGCTCAAATTGCCTGGGACGCTCAGTATCAAACGTTGGATAAGGAGCTGCAAAGCCTGAGCGTAAAAAGCCAAGTGGGTAAAAAGCTCGTAGATAAATTGCTTAGAGTGCGCTTAAAAAGTGGGGCAACCTGCTTCGTGCTATTACATGTCGAGTTTCAGGGCCACTATGAGGTTGACTTTGCGCAGCGGCTTTTTGAATATTTTTACCGCTTATATGATCGTTACCGACAGCCGGTCCTCACGATGGCGGTTTTAACCGATGAGCGCTGTAACTGGCGCCCTAAAAGCTATCCGATGCAAGTCTGCGGTCATAAAGTGAACCATTTTCGCTTTCTAACCAGCAAACTCATCGACTATCGAGCGCAACGCGCCACTTTATTAGAGCACTCTAACCCATTTGGCACGATCGTGGCTGCGCATCTTGCGGCGTTGGAGACGCGTAGTGATCCCAATGCACGTTACCAGCATAAATTTGCGTTAATGCGGCAGTTATATCAAAAAGGGTTAACGCGAGAAGCGATTTTCAATCTGTGTCATTTTATCGAAGGGGTATTGACATTACCTAAAGAGTTTTAAATTATCTACAATAGTTCAATTAAACAACTTGAAGGAGAACGTAACATGCCGTATATGATAAGTTTCGAGCGCATTGGCAGAGAACAGGGTAGAAAGCAGGGCCTTGCAGAAGGTGTGCAACGAGGCCAATCTACGTTGTTAAAAACTCTGTTAGAAAACAAATTTGGTTTGTTGGCTGAGCCATATCAGCAACGGCTGAATAAAGCCAATGTAGATACCTTACAGCAGTGGGGTAAACGCACTCTCATCGCTCAAACGCTTGATGAAGTTTTTTAAAATGATTTGTTTGGCGCATCTGTTGCCAACAATCTATTCGCGCCGATGATGAAAATGATGCAAGTCAGAAGGCAAACTAAAATTTTTAATCGGCGCCAATTAATCGCAGATAGCATAATTGTTCATAGTACTTCGCTAAAGCCCGAAGTGATCGGATAACGCCAGTCGCGCCCAAAGGCGCGCGCAGTAATGCGCGGGCCGATCGGCGCTTGACGCCGTTTGTATTCGTTTTGTTTAATCAGCCGCGTGATGCGCGCAACGTCTGCTGGCTCAAATCCAGCGGCCACAATGTCAGCACCTGAATGGCCTGCTTCCATATATAGCTGCATAATCGCGTCTAAAATTTCGTAAGGAGGCAGGCTGTCTTGATCAATTTGATTCGGCCGCAACTCAGCAGAAGGCGCACGCGTTAGAATGCGCTCAGGAATAATTTGCTTAAACGCAAAAGCGTCGCTGGTGTTCCGGTAATGGCACAGCCGGTAGACTAAAGTCTTGGCAATATCTTTAAGCACAGCGAAACCGCCTGCCATATCGCCATATAACGTGCAATACCCGACAGCCATTTCACTCTTATTACCTGTAGTGAGCACAAGCCAGCCTAATTTATTCGATAGCGCCATCAATAAGGTACCGCGGATGCGGGCCTGAATATTTTCTTCTGTCGTATCTGCGGCTAATCCATCAAAGACCTGAGCAAGCGATAAACGAAACGCTTCAAATGCGGGAGTGATTGCAATTTCGTCATAGCGAACCTTGAGACGGCCCACCATCTCACGCGCATCGATCACTGAAATCTCAGCGGTGTAGGGTGATGGCATCATCACTGCGCGGACACGTTCTGACCCGAGTGCATCGCATGCAATGGCCAATACCAGTGCCGAATCGACGCCGCCTGACAGTCCAATCAGTACGCCCGGGAAACCGTTTTTTTCTACATAATCACGCACACCCAGTACCAGTGCGGCATAGACTTGCGCCTCGAGAGAAGATTCCGGCGCAATTTTGCTAGGTTGGGGCGTTATTCCATCAAACTCAACCAACGCAACACCGGCTTCAAATTGCGGCATCCGAGCGACACACTCCCCTTGCGCATTACAGACAAAAGAGCCCCCATCAAACACCAGCTCATCTTGCGCCCCAGCATAGTTTACGTAAACCAATGGCAACCCGCTTTCTCGGATGCGCGCGCGCACTATTTCTAGGCGCAAATTATCCTTGCCAAGGTGATAGGGCGAACCATTTGGAACCAGCAAAAGCTGTGCGCCTGCAGTTTTCGCTTGTTGTACTGCAGTCGGATACCAAATATCTTCACAAATCAGGACTGCGCAGCGTACACCCTCTAGTTCAAAAACGTAAGGCTTTGGGTCTGTCGCAAAATAGCGTCTTTCGTCAAACACCTCGGTATTGGGCAACTCTTGTTTGAAGTATGTGCCAAGCACGCGACCTTCTCGTAAAACCGAAACCGCATTAAATGTATCGCTTGGCGGCACGTTGGATTTAAGCGGCCGGTTTTCATGCGCATTCATCCGATAGGGATGGCCCACTACGACGTGCAACCCTTCGAAGGCGCTTAATTCAGAGGCAAGTTGCGCTAGCGCCGCCGCGCTAGCGGCGTAAAATGATGGACGCAACAATAAATCTTCAGGCGGATAGCCAGATAAGGCCAGCTCTGGCATGATGACTAAATGAGCGCCCTGCTGATAAGCATCACGCGCAGCCGCAACCATGATTTTTAGATTACCAACGAAATCACCAACCGTTACATTGATTTGAGCAAGGGCAATACGCATTTTTATTTTTCTTTAGAATAGACTATCTCACCTTGCTAGCTCATGCCTCGATGTCTTGCGGGTTAGCTTGCATTCAATTTTACTTTGGCACATCTTGACCTGGTGCGGGCGCATCGACCGGGGGCAAAGCCGCTTTGCCCGCATTGGCGCCAGCAGATGCAGGCGCCGGCGTAATTACGCCTTCCAAG
The Mycoavidus cysteinexigens genome window above contains:
- a CDS encoding replication-associated recombination protein A; protein product: MSDLFAQKPAAPLAEALRPKALDEVIGQSHLLGEGKPLRLAFQSGKPHSMILWGPPGVGKTTLARLTATAFKCEFIALSAVFSGVKDIRASMEQAEQNLAMGKHTILFVDEIHRFNKSQQDALLPYAESGLVTFIGATTENPSFEVNSALLSRAQVYVLKSLTEEELKQLLKRAQEKVLDHLEFDELARGTIIGYADGDARRLLNLLEQCQTAAGVADVKKIDADFIQNALTLNSRRFDKGGDNFYDQISALHKSVRGSHPDAALYWLTRMLDGGADPRYLARRIVRMAWEDIGLADPKAMQIANDAALTYERLGSPEGELALGQAVIYLAVAAKSNAGYNAYNQARAFVKQDKSREVPVHLRNAPTKLMKELGYGHEYRYAHDEPNAYAAGEAYLPDGMTEPGWYQPTPRGLEIKIGEKLALLRKWDEEAGKK
- a CDS encoding LysR family transcriptional regulator; its protein translation is MLKEINQRRIRYFHEVLARGTIRGAAEHLNVAASVITRQLRLLEEELAVTLFERRARGVVPTEAADVVLQYYRQCNASQEYMESCLQEMRGMQRGSIRIGVNEAYVPPLMDDVLNDFSQQYPRLNIHVEVLLTTEIMAQVIQDEMHIGLAYNPPENPDIHCYLRAKRPIRLLVRKGHPLINQQRKIVIADVMDYPLGLMSATSGVAQTIQLLEATEKIRLAPILTTNSVLVLQEFIRGGGLAFLAPAMTNPKILSGEVIALEIDHPILTAPEIHLFVRQGRPLSAAINQLLKQAETKLSLFN
- the serS gene encoding serine--tRNA ligase — translated: MLDIQLLRKDLDVIAHRLKSRGYTLDCATFMKLEAERRELQVRTEELQARRNSLAKQIGIAKSRAQECSALIVEADEINHILKDSALRLHELQARLTEFMLDTPNLPHESVPLGRDETQNTEISRWGAPCRFEFEIKDHVDLGLPLGLDFDSAVKLSGTRFAVLRGPLARLQRALAQFMLDLHINQHGYTEIQVPYLVNATSMRGTGQLPKFEEDLFKVPHKASGESNASEDFYLIPTAEVPLTNLMRETIVTADQLPLKWVAHTPCFRSEAGSYGRDTRGMIRQHQFEKVELVQIVPPEQSDQALEELVSHAEAVLHKLELPYRKVLLCTGDMGFGSAKTYDLEVWLPSQNTYREISSCSNMEAFQARRMQARFRRGQGKPELIHTLNGSGLAVGRTLVALLENFQNADGTISVPNVLQPYLGGMKKLEASV
- a CDS encoding ABC transporter substrate-binding protein — translated: MEKNNWMRTLHSTVSIFALMALLLTLLFVFILPRPAYAALPNKTLLYCSEASPRSFDPSQAGASVEYTAGAFTVHNRLVEFDRDVMKIGPGLATHWEISPDGLRYTFYLRRAVKFHTTSFFKPTRDFNADDVLFTFGRMHDPQHPFRKAYPVPFPYFTNLGLDKEIVEIKKLDDYTVRFTLKSVNAPFLMNLGLGFASILSAEYGEKLLKMGKAADINQRPVGTGPFIFNDYTKDVSIRFDGNPNYWKPEDVQVSKLVFLITPDPALRLQKLKKKECHVINHPNLDDLDAIKSEPNLKLFSRPALILHYLAYNMSHKPFDDIRVRQALDMAINKESINQIAFRGTGKVAEIPIPSVFWRQDGPHANRSYNLQEAKKLLAQAGYPNGLKLSLWVNPLHKSTEVAAEMIQADWRKMGVEASIRLYEWGEYLRRARAGEHDVALTSWTGSPDLDDWLGVLLTCGERNNNNYAQWCNPSFDGYIQKARETINPTEREIFYKEALQIFIREQPFTPLTHVAVYQATRKEVTNFKVNYLTAVLFTGVGLE
- the lolA gene encoding outer membrane lipoprotein chaperone LolA; the encoded protein is MKLKTATLLKIKLGLKRLTAVFIAINVLSPVYASESPAATEQLNNFIVQVQTAKGHFVQQQIKTDPKRMKDVNDPGTWPREACCKSSGFFLFERPGKFIWTYEEPSRQILQSDGTYFYVYDKELKQVIKRKLDGVLGVSPAAILFGSNDLNKNFKLRDIGKEAGLNWLELKPRAADTQFQRILIGFRKGNLEAMKLFDLFGNVTLLVFTDMKKNPSIPPDRFKFTVPQDVDVVQG